A DNA window from Brassica napus cultivar Da-Ae chromosome C1, Da-Ae, whole genome shotgun sequence contains the following coding sequences:
- the LOC106376787 gene encoding transmembrane protein 87A produces MSMENHSTGVWAAWILLLIGASNASIHDYKKEKFIPQANARFFHGGSEGLYASNSQDLNTSSSSPDISLKGKSFIRFADVTFVRTMESASKQNPMQSTAGLVEAILLEVKDRDRIGGSFLKSNAICCTPDLADAGSCTLGEVIIKRDSNDDKWPRQIKTFFKGNKTEAAMLPETVVINKTGMYYLYFVICDPGLDGTVIRGRTVWKNPDGYLPGKVAPLMKFFGFMSLAYLLLGLLWFLRFVKFWKDIIQLHYHITLVIALGMCEMAVRYFEYANFDSTGMRPMDVTLWAVTFSSIKKTLSRLLLLVVSMGFGVVKPTLGGITSRVLLLGVVYFVATEALELVEHLGNINDFSGKTLIYLVIPVAILDACFILWIFSSLARTLEKLQIKRNMAKLELYRNFTNSLAVSILLSIAWIGFELYFNASDPLSELWRMAWIIPAFWNLLSYGLLAVICILWAPSNNPTRYSYLAETGDEFEEEGISLTSGGIKITGDVERNELLYGLADEVEEDKRE; encoded by the exons ATGTCCATGGAAAATCACTCAACAGGAGTCTGGGCGGCTTGGATTCTGCTCCTCATCGGAGCTTCCAATGCCTCGATCCACGACTACAAGAAGGAAAAGTTCATCCCGCAAGCCAATGCTCGATTCTTCCATGGCGGCAGCGAAGGTCTCTACGCTTCCAACTCTCAAGACCTAaacacctcttcttcttctcccgaTATATCTCTTAAAGGAAAGTCGTTTATAAG GTTTGCTGACGTAACCTTCGTGAGGACGATGGAATCCGCTAGCAAACAGAACCCAATGCAGTCGACCGCAGGTCTGGTCGAAGCGATACTACTCGAGGTGAAAGACCGTGATCGAATCGGTGGATCTTTTCTCAAGAGCAATGCTATTTGCTGCACTCCTGATCTTGCTGATGCTGGCTCTTGCACTCTCGGCGAagttattattaaaagagattCTAATGATGATAAGTGGCCGAGACAGATCAAGACTTTCTTTAAAGGGAACAAGACGGAAGCTGCTATGCTTCCGGAGACCGTGGTGATAAACAAAACAGGGATGTACTATCTTTACTTCGTGATATGCGACCCGGGGCTGGACGGGACTGTTATCAGAGGGAGAACGGTTTGGAAGAACCCTGACGGTTATTTGCCGGGAAAAGTGGCTCCTTTGATGAAGTTTTTCGGTTTCATGTCTTTGGCTTATCTCTTGCTCGGCCTCCTTTGGTTTCTGAGGTTTGTTAAGTTCTGGAAGGATATCATTCAGCTGCACTATCATATCACTTTGGTTATCGCTCTGGGGATGTGTGAGATGGCTGTTAGGTACTTTGAGTACGCTAATTTCGACTCCACTGGGATGAGACCGATGGATGTTACTCTGTGGGCGGTGACGTTTTCTTCCATTAAGAAGACGCTTTCGAGGCTTCTTCTTTTGGTTGTCTCTATGGGTTTTGGGGTGGTGAAGCCTACACTTGGTGGGATAACCTCGAGGGTGCTTCTTCTTGGAGTCGTATATTTTGTTGCAACGGAGGCTCTTGAGTTGGTTGAGCATTTGGGAAACATTAATGACTTTTCTGGAAAGACATTGATATATTTGGTGATTCCAGTGGCGATATTGGATGCTTGCTTTATTCTGTGGATTTTCTCATCATTGGCAAGAACCCTTGAGAAACTTCAG ATTAAGAGAAACATGGCTAAGCTTGAGCTTTATAGGAATTTCACCAACTCGCTCGCTGTCTCTATTCTGCTCTCTATTGCTTGGATTGGTTTTGAG CTTTACTTCAACGCAAGTGACCCTTTAAGCGAACTCTGGCGAATGGCGTGGATCATTCCAGCGTTTTGGAATCTACTATCTTATGGCCTATTAGCAGTCATATGCATCCTTTGGGCTCCATCCAACAATCCTACCAG GTATTCATACTTAGCAGAAACAGGGGACGAGTTTGAAGAGGAAGGTATATCGTTGACGAGTGGTGGAATTAAGATTACAGGCGATGTTGAAAGGAATGAGCTTCTGTACGGGCTTGCAGACGAGGTTGAGGAGGACAAACGTGAGTAA